One window of Candidatus Glassbacteria bacterium genomic DNA carries:
- the gatC gene encoding Asp-tRNA(Asn)/Glu-tRNA(Gln) amidotransferase subunit GatC yields MSVTRDEVARIARLARLELGEDEVDRMTADMNAILEHVEQLSEVDTEGVSPHSFLEGKRTPVQPDEVREFPNRDEALANAPRKEGTFFIVPRVIE; encoded by the coding sequence GTGTCGGTAACGAGGGATGAAGTCGCCAGGATCGCCCGCCTGGCCCGGCTGGAGCTGGGAGAGGACGAGGTGGACCGCATGACCGCGGACATGAACGCAATCCTGGAACATGTCGAGCAGTTGAGCGAGGTCGATACCGAAGGGGTCAGCCCCCATTCGTTCCTGGAGGGCAAGCGTACGCCTGTCCAGCCGGACGAGGTGCGGGAATTCCCGAACCGGGACGAAGCCCTGGCCAACGCCCCCAGGAAAGAGGGCACGTTCTTTATCGTGCCCAGGGTGATCGA